GCTGCGTCGTACACCTTGACATGCGGATAGCACAGGCGCACACGGTCGCTGCTGGTGTTGAAGTTGATAGTTCCGGCCGGGCCGCGCCCCGCAATCACTTGTTGCACCGTGGTCCCGATAGGCGCATCGATGTATGTGAACGCGCTGACCTGCACGGCCGAAATGATCAGTTCGACGCTGACCGAATTCAGGGTGCTGAAGCCCGGCGCAATGAAGATTTTCGGGAAGTACCCGAGCAAGTTGTAACTGTCCTGAAAGGCCTTCAAGCCAGTACGCCGACCAGCGACGGTGATACCGCCGATGATATCGGCCGGGGTGACTTTGCTCGGGTCAGCGTGGGTGTAGTCCGCCTTCACCTGAGCATTGGCGGGAATACTCCCGGTCGCCAAGCGTTTCACTCGACCGATCAACATGTCTGCCGTGTAGTCGGTGCCCAGATCGTAGGTGGTGGCGCCATCCACCGACTTGACGGTCAGTTGTTGCAGCCCACCGTGCTCCAGCTGCAGCAGCTCGTTATCACCGAACTGCCTTTCCTGGCCTACGACGTTGGTGCGGTGAACTGCCGGATCGAGCACGTTGACTACCAGCACCGTACCGGTGCCGAAGTCGTAGATACCTTCCAGAGCTTCAGGAATGCTGAAGCCGGTGAGGTGCGTGCCGAACTGAGCCGCATCTACTTCATTGAGCGATTGCGTCAGCTCGTTGACTGGCCCGATGGGCGCTGTCCCGACCAGAGCAATCACAGCCGACTTGACCACACGAATGGGCCGAGGGCCGCGCTCGACTTCAATGGTTTCAAAACCGTGCAAAAAGTTAGCTGGCATTGGGCTTACTCCTGTCCAGGTTTCTGAAGCGCAGCTGCAGTCTTACCTGCAGGTTTCGCTTCAGGTGGTGCGAGAACCAGGTGCTTGAGTTCCAGCAACACCAGGGTGTACTCGTGGTCGGCTGGCAACTCGACGGGTTTCCCCGGCTGCAGTTGCACATCCAGCAATTCGCGGGCATCGCCTACCCGCAGGGTGGCGCCGCTCTGCGGGCCGTTATAGATGTAGCGGGTAAGTTTCATTGCTCTTCCTCGAAACGAACTTGTCTGAGCGGTGGCCCATCTTTAGGGCCCATAACCTGCAGCTGAGTAGCACGCAGGGAGAAGTCCTGGCCGTATTGCCAGAGGCCCGACACCTGGCCAATGAACAGCTCTGCAACTGGACGGCAGGCCTGGTCGCAATGCGGTGCAAACCAGCCGGTCAGGCAATCGCGGATATGGTCGAGGTAGCTGACCGCTCCGTCTTTGCCATTGAGCTGACGGAACACCAGGGTCACCCTGATGACGATGTTGCGAGCCTGAAACATCGAGTCACCGGCCTCGGACCCACCGAAGGTCGATTTGCCGTAGGCCAGCAAGAGCGCGCCTCGTGGGTGGTTTAGGCGGTAACGTGCAGGGTCTTCAGGAAACAGCTCGACCATCAGCATCTGGCCGAAGGTCTCCTGCAGGCGCTTCTGCATTGCTTCCAGGAGCTGCTCGGTTTGGGTTTTGGGTTGGATCATCAGTAACGCTCCCAGAGATCGCCGCCAAACTGCTGGCGACGTGCCCGAACGCGGATCTCACCAGGCTCCGGCGCGGCCTGACCGCCAGGCATGCCCAGAGTGACAACGCCGTCGCGGATGCTTTCCAGGAGCTTGATGGTGTCCTTGCGGCTGTCCTTCACTGCGTCGGGCAATGCCCCTTCGGGCCGGCGCTGATACAGCCAGTGCCGCGCCAGATACACCACCGCATCCCGCAGCACGGTCGGCACCGGATCGAGCGGCAGGTTGTAGCGGCCCCGAAGATAACCATCCACCAGCTCTTCAGCCTGCCGCACGCCGTCCTCGATCACGCTCTCGTTGGGCGACATGGCGGCCGGGTCGTCATTGGAGAGCTGAATCAGCGTCATCTCCGGGATCGCGTTGCCGATATCGGCGCGAGTGCAGTAGCGCATGGGTTAGCCCGCCTTCAACTCGACCAGAGCTTCAGGGAACAGGCACATGGCCAACGGGTTCGCCTGGGCTTCCAGATCCCAGCCTTTGCCCAATTTTCGTTCCTCGGCCTTGCTGTAGAACGGCTGGCCAATGGTGTTGACCGTTTCGTTGTAGTTGGCCGGGGCGTTGAACATACGGAATACGCCACGGGCTACTGGAAACACCTGAGCGATATCAACTGGAATGAAACGCTGGCTGCTGACGGTGACGTCGTACTCGATGAACTCGATGCCGCCGAAGGTGAAGCCCGAGCGCACATCGCCGCCGAGCCGATCCTGCGCCTCCTGGTAGTTGGCAAATGCGGCCTTGACCTTTTCATGGTCGATAAACGCATCGAACCAATCCGGTCCGCACAGTGCACGGAACCCGGTGACCATTACGCCGCCCAGTTTGGATTCGGAATAGCGTTTGGCGTCTAGGCAGGCCTTGCGCACGTTGGTGCCGGCATTGCTCAGCGCCACCGTGATTTTCTTCTGGCTGACTTCGAACTCTTTGAAGAGGTCGGTCAGGACTTCGCCGTCCGCGTCCAGCAGCTTGCCGCGCAGCGCGCCCACGCGCTGGAATTCACGGGTGGCTTCGATGCTGTTTTTCAGCTCCTGCAGGTTGTCGTTGATCACCGTCGCCACAGGCGCGGTGGTGTCTTCCTGGCCGAACGCGGCAACTCCCTGCAATTGGCTTGGCAGGATCGGCCGGTTGAGCGGCAGGTGCAGTGTTTCGAAAGTACGGCGCTTACGTTTGCCACCCTTGATCGGGGCCGGGTCATCGTTGCGTGAGGTATTGGGCACCAGGACCAGGCGGCCCTCTCGCTCATCGATAACGACGCTGGTGCTGGTCACGCCTTTTTCATCGAACAGCCCCATAGCGCCGACTTTGCCGGGGATCGCTGGCAGTTTGTTCACGGCTGCGGTGAGGTTGGCAACGCTGAACATGTCTTGCAGATTCATGGAGTACTCCTGATCAGAGGGCCGCACGGGCAACGATGCCCAGGGTGTTGAGTTCATCCAGGGCGGTGGCCTTCTGGGCTTCGGTGATGCCGGCTGGCCAGGTCAGTTCGGCAGAGTCGACGACGGCACCGCGAGAGATCACCACACCCGGCTCATCGCCGTCCGTTGCATCCACGGCTTCAATCAAAATCGCCGCAGACTTTTTGGCCGTGCCGGTGCCAGCGAGATCAAGCACCTGGTACTTGCCAGAGACTTTCGCCAGCACCTGGCCGAATGAGTAATTCGTCCCGCCCAGCAGCGTGACCTTGTCTTTCGTCCATCCGGCGCAGACTTCGACCAGGAGCAAATCGCCCGGGTCTTTCGGTTGAGTAAATGTGGCCATAGGGCCTCCTATCGTTGAGAGCGGGCTTCGGCGTCAGCCAACAGCGGGTTGGTGGGTTGAGTTACGGTCTTACCTGCGCGGCCTTTGGTGGCGACCTCCGCGAAGCTGACGCCGCCAGCCAGGTCGCCGAAGATCGCCTTCAGACCATCGATCAGCGGTTCGCGGGCGTCGTCTTCGCCGAACTCCAGCGGCGTTTTGCTCGACTCGGCATAGTCCAGTGCTGCAATTACTGCTGGGGCGTGCACCGGCTTCATGCCTGCCGCCACCAGTTTCTCGGCGTACTCGACGTTCGATGCATGGATAGCGTCTTGCGCAGCGGTAAGGGCAGCCTTGTCGCGCTTTGCGAGGTCGGCCTTCAGGCGCTTGTTCTCCGCCTCCAGGGCGGCCTGTTCCGTTGGGGTCACGGTGTGTTCCTCGGTGGTGGGTTTGCTGGGTGTGGCGGGTTCGGTAAATGAGGGGCGGTCGTCTTCACGACGGGACTCTGCCAACAGGTTGTCTACGTCCCAACCAGGAACAACCCGGTCAGCGGTCTCCTGGCCGAACTGGTCGATGAACCAGTCACGCAGACGGCGAAAGATCCCGGCCGAAACAGCGTCGCCGAAGTCGCCGAATTCGATTTCAACCACACCATCACCATCGTCGAACTCGATGTCGGACAGGCCCTTGATGGCGGGTGGCTGGGCGCCAAGAAAACCGATATGGCGCAGGTAGTAGATGCCCGGCTTCGGATTGCGCGGGTCATCGGGTGCGTACCAGGAAGCCGAACGCGGATACCAGGTGCCAGCCGCAACACCTTCGGCGAAGTCGTTGTGGACCTGCTCAGGTACTGCCGTTGCTTCACCCTTGGTGTTGCGGCTGATGGACCGAACCCAGCCATAGGCCGGCCCGTTGTCCTTGGGGTGACCGATGACCAGGGGTGCCCGGTGTAGCGCTGGGTCATAACCGCTGATCGATGCCGCCAGGTCTGTCTCGGTGAACTCGACTTTTCGGCCCTGGCTATCGACATGCTTACCGGCACGAAAGAAAGGAATGGTTTTCATAGTCTGTGCACTTCAGTTGAAGGTGATGCACACAGACTGAGCCAATGCCCGGCCGAAGACTTTTAATCGAGTTTAAAGAGTGTCGCGGCGGTGTTGATGCGGCCAGGGTGCCATTGGCACCCGCGCAGTGGGATAGGAGTGAGGCAGCAGGGCTTTATAAAGCGTTTACAGCGTGACTCGCCTATGCGGTTCGATGAACCGGAGCCGTATGCACCCTGTGGCGCCTCTGAGGGGCTTACAGGCGAGCGGCCTTTTCCAGGTGATGCATGGCCAGATCCAGGATGGCCTCTTCTGCTTCGGGCTGCAGTTTGCCCTCGGCGTCCATCGGCAAATATGGGCGACCTGGAATGTCACCCCACAGGTGGGGGAAGTCCGACTTGGTGCCACCGAACTGCATCATGGCGGCATAGGGTTTGTTGCTGCCAACCAGCGCCGAGCTGTCGGTTGCTTGCGTGGTGATCGAGGCGGCCAGGCCTGCCGAACTGACCTGCAGCATCTGCCCTGGCCAGTTACCGTTTTTCTCACGGCGTGCTGTGGTGACATCGGACAGATCCTCCCACTCGGGGCGGCCTTCCTCGCCGAAGTTTTCCTCGGTCTGGCTGGCCAGCTCGGCGGCGATGCCGCGCATTAGCGGTGCAAGGTCGCCCACGGCCCACTCAATTTTGCGCAGGGCAGCCTGTACACGCTGGTGATCAAGTTCAACGGTGAACATTTCAAACCTCCTAGGCGGCTGCCTGTTTGCGCTTAAGCATGTCGGCCAGGCCAGTACCTGGTGCATGGTTGAATCCGGGGTCGGTGCGGAAGGTGATGGCCTTGCCAGCGGCGTCTGTTGTGCGAATGCCGGTGACGGGCGCGGTGCGGATCTCGCCGGTACGTTTGTCGGTGCCGGTTTCCACGGTCTCGGTGAACATACGTCCAACGCTCGACACGACCTTCAGGCCTCGGCGCTTCACCGCGGCTTCGCTCAGCGCGACAACACGGCAACGGCAGTTGAACCCGTTGGGTGGAAAGATCGCCGACCAGATCGGGTCATCGTGGCGAAACACCTGGCCATGCAGGGCGCGGTGACTCGGCCGGGTCTTGCCGTCCAGGATGGCCACATACATCCAATATGGATGGGTCTCGGTGGTCTGCTCCATCTCGGCCTTGCGGCCGGCCATGTACGCGCTCTGCAGGTTGGTCTGATAGATCGTCTTGAGACGGCGCGGACTGCCCAACTGGACCAGCTCGCCGACGCCTTCACTGTCGACAATGACTTGCTGGCCCCACCAGCCTTGCGACTCCAGGACGGGCTGCAGATCGGCGATGAACTTCTTGAGTGTCTGGCCTTCCAGCAGCGCGGTTTCCAGGGCGCCACGAATGTCCGACAGCAGATCGAGGCGCATGGCCTTTGCCACGGTGAAGGACTGGTCATGCGCCTGGTCGAGCATTTCCTGCCAGTTCCAGGTGATCGCGTAGCCCTTGGCCTTCAAGTAGGCCACGGCGTTTTTCGGCTCCATGCCGAAGATGGCCTTGAGGTCGGCCGGGTTCGGGGTTTTCGGTTTGGTGGCCATTAGTCTTCCCGATCCGCATTGGCATTCAGGCGGCCCCAGATGTTGGCCATGAACAACAGGCGCGTAAGGTTCTCCTGCAGCGCCTGGTCATCCATCGTCGGGTACGCTTCTGCCAGCAGGCCGAGCGCCTCGGTGTCGGTGCGAGCGCGCAACAGTGTCTCGATCAGAGAGGCAACGGTCTGTTCGCTCTGCTCCTGCAGCAGCTCGGCGGGCAAGCTGTTGATGGCCTGGTCAAGCGCCACCTGGTCGAGAATCGGCTTGAGGGACGACTCGGCAAACTCCGACGATTCAGCCGGCGCCGGAGTCTCGTCCAGGTCGCCTTCCTGCAAGTTGTAGGTGCGTTTCCAGTACGCGCTGGTGAACTTCACGCCGGACTCGGTCAGCGCCTTGTCACGCTGTGCCAGGGTCTTGTCGATTTCCTCCTGTTCCCACAGCTTGTACAGGGGCGCCACAACATCAGTGCCGAAGTTAAGATCTACGACCAGGCGAATACACGCATTCAACGATGCAGCGACAATACCTGCGTCACCATCGCGAATGTCTTTGGTCACCTCGGCGCCGGCTACAGCACTGGCCCGATTGCTGTCCTTCTCGGTGGTTTGGTTCTGCCCGAGCATGGCGACGTTGATTTCGCTCCTGCAGTACTCCAGCAGCTCGCGGTAAACCTCTGCGCTGCCGGCTTTGCCCGCCGCCTCGATAATCTGCACGCTGGAGTCGTCAGGGATCGCTGCCACGGCGTCTTGCACCATGGCTTCAAGGCTATCGAGCAACAAGTCGGTTTCGCCGTCAGTGGCACCGCGTGGATGTTTGCCGATGACCCACGGGCTGCCGTATTTTTCGGTGAACTGCACCCAGAACTTCAGGCCACCTTTCATGAAGGTGGTGGGCCAGAAGCACATGCTGAGATCAGGAAAGCCGTAAGGGTTGGCGTAGGTGGCGTCCTGCCGGGCAACGATAAAGCGCTGAGGGTCGCACAGTTCGCCCTCCTGGCCCGCTTCTTTGGAGCGAAAGCGCAGAGCATTATCTTTGTCATAGAAGAACCATTCGGCCGGTTTACCGAGCAGGTCGTCTGGCACCAGGTTCATGCCTACCGGCTGCCACATCAGTTCGACGGGTTGATAACCAAACAGCGGCGCATCAAGCAGTTCGCGAATGATGCGATCAAGGTCAAGGTCAGTGAGCCAGTCGCGGATAAACCGCTCGACCTTGAGGGGAGCATCGCCACGCTTGATACCGCGCTCCAGTGAAAGCACAGAAGCCTTGCGACGCCGAACGTTACCGCCAACCAATGCCGAGCTACGCAGGTCTCGATAGACCGTGATGTCCTTGCCCAGAGCCTTAAGTATTGGGTCAGGGTTGGGCAGATTGGCGCCGCTGAAGCCGCCTGCACTGGAACGACCACGGGTGGCAACATGTTGGTCGAGCGTAGCGCTGCGCTGGGCGTCGGCAAAGTTGACGAATTCAGTGGGACTGACCCACACACCTTTCTTGTTCATGCGTACCCTCGGGTGATGCGGGTGCCCTGACGCGGGCGGCGAGATTTAGCAGTGACCGGTCCCTTGGGGCCATCGCTCGCGTTCAAGGCCAAGAAACCCGCCCAGGCACGGTCGGCGTGGCCGGTGGTATCGGACTCGGCCACAAAGCGAGGGGCACCAGTGGGACCGGCAACCTTCTGCAGTTTGTGCAGGTCGTTGCGCAGATCGGTATCACCCAGGGGGATACGGATCTGCTTGTCCTGGAACACTTCCTTGCCACGGGTGGCCATGGTCAGCTTACTAGCAGTGCTGAAGATCACACCCTCAACACGCATGGAGCCATGTCTGCGCTTTGCATCTTCGACAGGCTTTTCCCCCATGCCGGTTTGGTCCATGCAGCAACGCAGTACACGGTAACGAGCGAACACGTCATCAAGCAGCGCGTCCTGCTCCTGGAAAGAGGCGCGTTTGCGGGTGATGATTTCCCGTGTCCAGTACACGTCTCCGACTTGCTCCAATACCCAGATCACGTACAAGTCATTGCGGATGCCGATATCGACACCAACAAAACAGGGGCCGCCGGTGTACAGCTCCGGGCGTCCGGCCCGGTCATTCTCGACGTCGTTGATCAGATCAAAGCTGAGCCAGGCGCTGGCCTCGTCCAGCCACGTCAGTTCAAACTCTTGAGACCATGCATCCTCATCATTGAGGGCGGCGCGCATCTCCTCAATGTCCCGTGGTAGGCCATCTGCAACGGCGGCATAAATATCTACAGCGTGACGCGACCAGATCTGAGCAAGTTTCTTGTCCGTCATCAGCTCATAGAACTTGTTGCCCTTGCCGTTCGGGGTGCTGGTGATGCGCAACTTCCAACCGTTGGAGATCACCGGGAACAAGGCGGTCCAGATTTTTCGGCTGTCCTGGTGAAAGGCAAACTCGTCCAGGAACACGTTGGCGCTGAAGCCACGGGCAGTATCGGGGTTGGCTGGCAACGCGGTGATCTTCGACCCGCCCGGCAGGATCACGTCCAGCATGGTGAAGCGCTCACCGGACGTAGTTTTGAACTCGCCTTCAATCTCTTGCACGGCCATGTTGTAAGCGCGGCAATGCTTCTTAACGCCTTCGTCCATAGCCTCTTTGGCCTGACGCTCACCGCGGGACAGGATCACCCATCGGGTACGGCTACCACGCGACTCCGCTGCAAAGCAGTCGTCGACGATTTCCAGGGTACTGGTGAAGGTCTTGCCGGTCTGTCGGGCGAACATCCCGATCTTGAACCGCGCGGGGTCCAGCAACCATTTCTTCTGATAGTCGAGCAGCGGGACCGCAGGCTGTTGATTGCTCATAGCCCGTAGACCTCTTGGCGGATGCGCTGCAGGGTGTCAGGCGTGAGTGCGCCGGACTTGCCCAAGTCATCCAGCTTGCCTTGTTGCTCTCGTATCAGGCGCTCTTGAGCAGCCTTCTCGATAGCCTGGCGCTCTTTGATGCTCAGGGTCCGAGCCTGCATGGTGTTCTTCGCTGCCCGCGCCAGTTCGGCCACTTCCTTGGTGGTGACATCATCTTTTTCGTGGGCGCCCATTGCGGCCTGGTAAGCCAGGGTCGAAATGGCCTCGACCAGCAAAGCGCCGGTCTTGTCAGATGCGTCTTCACCAAAGGCACCAACGAAGGCTTCAGCCTGCTCGCGGTGCTGCCGGGTCTTCTCGGTCAGCAGGTCGAAGCCTTGCTTGAAGCGCCCCAGCGCGCTGCGGCTAGGGGCTTTCTCGTTGGGAAAGCGCGACTGGATGTCGGCAAGCATGTCATCCAGGGTCATGCGGTCTTCGCGCAGTAGCTTTTGGATGTACGCCTTGACCATCGGCGGCAACCGATTGATGGATGATTTACCGGCCATGTTATGCCCCCGGCCGCTTGATGCCTGGGACGCGAGCGCGTCCTGCAGCAATGTCCTGGCCACGCTCGGTCAGCGTGGCCACCAACACCGGGCCGACATCCGAAACAGTCACCGCGCCTTGCTCGGCCAGCCAGTGCAGTTCGGTTTTCACCTGGTCGCGGCTGAGCGCGTGCCCGAAGCTGTCCAGGGCCATGGTCAGCACCGAGCTGTTGGCACGGTAGCCGGTCGTTTCGGCCAGCAAACGCAGGATCACCAGGCGATAGTCTTCACGCAGAAACGCAGCGTATTGGGTCATATCTTTTCTCGCAGCAAGTAATCATTGATCCGGTCCAGCGAACGGGCCAAAGGGCCAAGCGCTTCCTTGACCCCCGACAGTTCGGCCCGTACCGCTTTCATGTCGCCCAGCAGATCGGTGACGGCGGTCTGGTCAGGCAGGTGCCGGACGTGTTCTTCCAGGGCGACAATGCGCGTGCGCAGCTCCAGCAGTTCCTGGGCGCTGGCGGTCTGGCGTTTGGTCATCCAGGTGTAAATGCCGAGTACCGTCAGGACCAGCCATTGCACGGTTTGGAAACCGAAGTTGAGTTCGTTCAGATTCATTCAAAACCCCGTGTGGCCAAGTGTTCCAAGGCGTCTATGCAGTCAAAGCAATGTTCGATACCAGGGCTGTCCTGGCGTTGATCTTCAGGAATCGCATCACCGCATTCCTCGCAGCGGTAAACCGACCGGCCGGAGCCTCGTCGCAGGTCGCTGTTGCGCACGCGCAATTGCGCATCGCTGATGTCGTCATCTGTAGCGGGTTCAGCTACATCCATAGGGCGTCAGTCCTTTTCCTGGAGATCAAGCAAGGCATTGAATTGGGCGAGGATGGATCGGGCCCACAGGCCGTAGTCCTGGGCGTGGGCAAGGATGTCGGCGGGAGTGACGCCGCTTTCCAATAGTTCGGCCTCAGAGCCGGTGGCGGGCCAGGCCGCTTTTTCAGCTGCGGTGGCAGCGGTGCCCGGTCCTGGGGCGGGCACACCGAGGGCGGTGTTGAAGTCGCGCAACCAACCAGCAGTGAACACGCAACGAGGGATAGGCTTAGCGACAGCGCCAGGCGCCGGAATGTATTGGGTCGTGACATGGGGGATTCGCTCCTGGAGCTGGCGTTTCTCTTCGGCGTGTCGGTCTAGTGTGGTGAGCAGCAAGGCCTCGGCTTCGTTGGCACGGGTGACCTGCTGCAGCAACTGCAGGCGGTTTTCCTTTTCCGCCGCCCCGGCCTGTACTGCCTGTGTGGCCTTGAATGACTGCAGGTCGGAATTGCCCAGGGCTTCGGCGTACCGAAAGCCGAAGCCGTAGGCGATTGAGCCGGCAGCTGCTGCGCTGATCACGCATGCCAGGCCGGCGACAAGGAGTCCTGTAGGCAACCGTTCAAGCACCATGGCGCTGCCTCATGCGGTCGCGGGACTTACGGGCACGGTTGCCGGTCTTGCCGTGGCGATAGAGGGGCATGACGCTAGACCTGATCCAGGTGCCAGCAGCGGTGCTGGGGGTGGGCCAGCGACAAACACCCGCGAGCCCCGCCAGCAGCGCAGCGAAGGCCCGACCAAAGAGGTTCAGTCTCATGACGAAGCCTCCTGGTCTGGTTGCTCGGCCTGCTCAGGAGGGCCCTGTTTGCGCAGGCGAGCAATGAACAGCAGAACGGCCAAGCCGCTGTTGACGGCCGCATAGGTCGATGAAGACAGTTGCGCTTGCCACATCGGCAGGATGGTGGCCTGGGCGAGACCGAGCAGAGCAATGACGATGGCCAGCTGGACGCTGTGAAGCTTCCAGCAGCAATGGCAGTTGTCGATCAGCTTCATGCTGGCTCCCCGTGATAGGCGTCGGGGACAATGCCGGCCAGGTGCAAGCCTTCATTGATCAGTGCTTCGCCGTACCAGTTGCCCTCGGGAAGGGCTCCCGCTCCGTTTTCGTGGCGAATGATCGCTTCTGTGAGCGCGCGCATGGTCCGGTAGTCGTACACGTCGATACGTTCTTCAGGTGACACGCCAAGGCGGCCAGCAACCTGACGGATATAGCTCTCGGTGTTGTTCTCGTTCGGTGGTGCCCAGCGCCCGATAATTGCGCGGACAGTGCGCAAGCCATGCTTGTCCTGGTAGGTGATCAGGGTACGAGCCAGGGCTCGGATGCCCCATTGGGGGCCAATGAACTGGACGAATGCAGTGTCATTCTGATTCGCCGACATACCTTGCCAGCGGGTGCCCTTAGCGTGGCGGATATTGCCGGGATTAAAATTGCGGATGCCGCGAGGGGTTTCGGGTCGCATCGGACGCCTCCTGTAATGGCGCCGTACTTTTCGGACGCCAGAAATACACACGCCGCCATGATCGGCGGCGTGGTACAGGAAGGCTTTTAATCGAGTTTAAAGAGATGGCTAAGTACAGAAACCTCTCTATGTAATTAGTCAACAACGCCAGTTGCGCGGTAGAGTCCCCGGGCACCAGCAACAGCATCCGAATGTGTACTTCCTTGAATACGATTTACAGCATACAGAGACAGCAGTTCACTACAATCCTGCTTAGTCTTGGCACCAAGAAGTACGGCATTGGCCCCTTCGATTACATCAGTAGCCTCAGCGTAGCGACCTTCAGCACGAATTTTCTTGGTAATAAACCAGGCGATATTGGCGAGTTTTTCCTCATTCTCGACATTGCATACGGTTAGGCCTCTCGTAAGTGCAGCCTGGGTGCGCTCCACCTCTGGAGAGCTGCTTTTAAGCGTTTTATCTAGGCTCAGTGTTGTTAGCTTTTCCGCAATAGTCTCCGCGCTTGCCGCCATGGAACACAGTGAAGCGAGAATAAAAAATACAGTTTTCAAAGTTAATTTCCCTATTTAACAGTCTGAAGAAGCCTTCGCGTCTCTTGATCCCTTTATTTATCGGGCTGATTGCAGGATCACGAATGCCAGAAGCCCAGCTACCACCGAAACACCAATCACCCAATGCTGAAGAGTGTCAGGGAAGTACCCTTTGAGAGAGAAGCCTGAAATAGCAACAGAGGCACTGACTATAAATGTTTTCAACAGAAACGTATTGGTCTCTTTCCTGCGCTGCTCTGCTTGCTGTTTTGCTCTGTGGTCTGCTTCAACCTGGTCATGATTATGCAAGTTGTAGTCACAGTGCATACATAGCTGCGTATAACGCCAAGTGGACTTTCCGCACTGAGGACAACTCCTTGCGCGATCACTCTCCAGAGGGGGAGGCTCTTTCCCTGAGCGTATCTCAAACGTCTGGGTCCCCAGGTTTAT
This portion of the Pseudomonas sp. MRSN 12121 genome encodes:
- a CDS encoding phage tail sheath subtilisin-like domain-containing protein, producing MPANFLHGFETIEVERGPRPIRVVKSAVIALVGTAPIGPVNELTQSLNEVDAAQFGTHLTGFSIPEALEGIYDFGTGTVLVVNVLDPAVHRTNVVGQERQFGDNELLQLEHGGLQQLTVKSVDGATTYDLGTDYTADMLIGRVKRLATGSIPANAQVKADYTHADPSKVTPADIIGGITVAGRRTGLKAFQDSYNLLGYFPKIFIAPGFSTLNSVSVELIISAVQVSAFTYIDAPIGTTVQQVIAGRGPAGTINFNTSSDRVRLCYPHVKVYDAATDGTRLQPLSIRAAGLRAKIDNDKGYWWSSSNQELVGVIGLERPLTARIDDPNSEVNLLNENGITTVFNSFGTGFRLWGNRSAAWPTVTHTRNFENVRRTKDVVDESIRYSALQFNDQPVTDSLIDSITESVNLYIRKLVGDEALLGGECWYDPARNPQTELELGHVLFSYKLGVPVPLERGTFETEITGEYLVNLGAA
- a CDS encoding phage protein Gp27 family protein — translated: MAGKSSINRLPPMVKAYIQKLLREDRMTLDDMLADIQSRFPNEKAPSRSALGRFKQGFDLLTEKTRQHREQAEAFVGAFGEDASDKTGALLVEAISTLAYQAAMGAHEKDDVTTKEVAELARAAKNTMQARTLSIKERQAIEKAAQERLIREQQGKLDDLGKSGALTPDTLQRIRQEVYGL
- a CDS encoding gp436 family protein, with protein sequence MRYCTRADIGNAIPEMTLIQLSNDDPAAMSPNESVIEDGVRQAEELVDGYLRGRYNLPLDPVPTVLRDAVVYLARHWLYQRRPEGALPDAVKDSRKDTIKLLESIRDGVVTLGMPGGQAAPEPGEIRVRARRQQFGGDLWERY
- a CDS encoding head decoration protein produces the protein MATFTQPKDPGDLLLVEVCAGWTKDKVTLLGGTNYSFGQVLAKVSGKYQVLDLAGTGTAKKSAAILIEAVDATDGDEPGVVISRGAVVDSAELTWPAGITEAQKATALDELNTLGIVARAAL
- a CDS encoding phage virion morphogenesis protein, whose product is MFTVELDHQRVQAALRKIEWAVGDLAPLMRGIAAELASQTEENFGEEGRPEWEDLSDVTTARREKNGNWPGQMLQVSSAGLAASITTQATDSSALVGSNKPYAAMMQFGGTKSDFPHLWGDIPGRPYLPMDAEGKLQPEAEEAILDLAMHHLEKAARL
- a CDS encoding Gp37 family protein; its protein translation is MIQPKTQTEQLLEAMQKRLQETFGQMLMVELFPEDPARYRLNHPRGALLLAYGKSTFGGSEAGDSMFQARNIVIRVTLVFRQLNGKDGAVSYLDHIRDCLTGWFAPHCDQACRPVAELFIGQVSGLWQYGQDFSLRATQLQVMGPKDGPPLRQVRFEEEQ
- a CDS encoding DUF935 family protein, with protein sequence MNKKGVWVSPTEFVNFADAQRSATLDQHVATRGRSSAGGFSGANLPNPDPILKALGKDITVYRDLRSSALVGGNVRRRKASVLSLERGIKRGDAPLKVERFIRDWLTDLDLDRIIRELLDAPLFGYQPVELMWQPVGMNLVPDDLLGKPAEWFFYDKDNALRFRSKEAGQEGELCDPQRFIVARQDATYANPYGFPDLSMCFWPTTFMKGGLKFWVQFTEKYGSPWVIGKHPRGATDGETDLLLDSLEAMVQDAVAAIPDDSSVQIIEAAGKAGSAEVYRELLEYCRSEINVAMLGQNQTTEKDSNRASAVAGAEVTKDIRDGDAGIVAASLNACIRLVVDLNFGTDVVAPLYKLWEQEEIDKTLAQRDKALTESGVKFTSAYWKRTYNLQEGDLDETPAPAESSEFAESSLKPILDQVALDQAINSLPAELLQEQSEQTVASLIETLLRARTDTEALGLLAEAYPTMDDQALQENLTRLLFMANIWGRLNANADRED
- a CDS encoding phage minor head protein, which codes for MATKPKTPNPADLKAIFGMEPKNAVAYLKAKGYAITWNWQEMLDQAHDQSFTVAKAMRLDLLSDIRGALETALLEGQTLKKFIADLQPVLESQGWWGQQVIVDSEGVGELVQLGSPRRLKTIYQTNLQSAYMAGRKAEMEQTTETHPYWMYVAILDGKTRPSHRALHGQVFRHDDPIWSAIFPPNGFNCRCRVVALSEAAVKRRGLKVVSSVGRMFTETVETGTDKRTGEIRTAPVTGIRTTDAAGKAITFRTDPGFNHAPGTGLADMLKRKQAAA
- a CDS encoding major capsid protein — translated: MNLQDMFSVANLTAAVNKLPAIPGKVGAMGLFDEKGVTSTSVVIDEREGRLVLVPNTSRNDDPAPIKGGKRKRRTFETLHLPLNRPILPSQLQGVAAFGQEDTTAPVATVINDNLQELKNSIEATREFQRVGALRGKLLDADGEVLTDLFKEFEVSQKKITVALSNAGTNVRKACLDAKRYSESKLGGVMVTGFRALCGPDWFDAFIDHEKVKAAFANYQEAQDRLGGDVRSGFTFGGIEFIEYDVTVSSQRFIPVDIAQVFPVARGVFRMFNAPANYNETVNTIGQPFYSKAEERKLGKGWDLEAQANPLAMCLFPEALVELKAG
- a CDS encoding terminase large subunit domain-containing protein; protein product: MSNQQPAVPLLDYQKKWLLDPARFKIGMFARQTGKTFTSTLEIVDDCFAAESRGSRTRWVILSRGERQAKEAMDEGVKKHCRAYNMAVQEIEGEFKTTSGERFTMLDVILPGGSKITALPANPDTARGFSANVFLDEFAFHQDSRKIWTALFPVISNGWKLRITSTPNGKGNKFYELMTDKKLAQIWSRHAVDIYAAVADGLPRDIEEMRAALNDEDAWSQEFELTWLDEASAWLSFDLINDVENDRAGRPELYTGGPCFVGVDIGIRNDLYVIWVLEQVGDVYWTREIITRKRASFQEQDALLDDVFARYRVLRCCMDQTGMGEKPVEDAKRRHGSMRVEGVIFSTASKLTMATRGKEVFQDKQIRIPLGDTDLRNDLHKLQKVAGPTGAPRFVAESDTTGHADRAWAGFLALNASDGPKGPVTAKSRRPRQGTRITRGYA